The following nucleotide sequence is from Eremothecium cymbalariae DBVPG#7215 chromosome 6, complete sequence.
TGGTGTTTACGAGCATGCTtcatttttgaaggaaatTCCAGATGCACAGGATATCAGGGTCAAGATTATGAACAACATCGAGAAGGCAGCAACATTGTCCCCCAACGACGCTGAGCGTAAGCGTTTGTTGTCATTTGTGGTCGTTGGTGGCGGTCCTACAGGTGTCGAGTTTGCCGCAGAGTTGCAAGACTATGTTGACCAAGACTTGTCTAAATGGATGCCTGAACTATCTAAGGAAATCAGTGTGGTTTTATGCGAGGGCTTGCCTAACATTTTAAACATGTTTGATAAGTCGTTGTGGCAGTATGCTCAAGATCTGTTCAAGGAGGAACGTATTGATTTGAAACTTAACACAATGGTTAAGAACGTCAACGCCACTCACATCACTACGAAGTGCGGTGATCAGATCGAAGAGTTGCCATATGGTGTACTAGTGTGGGCTACTGGTAACGCTCCTAGAGAAGTTTCTGAATCCTTGATGAACAAATTGGAGGAGCAAAACTCTAGACGTGGCCTGTTAATCAATGATAAGTTGCAACTACTTGGTGCCAAGGACTCTATATATGCTATTGGTGATTGTACATTCTACCCAGGGCTATTCCCAACCGCACAAGTCGCCCATCAACAGGGTGAATACTTAGCTCGCGTGTTCAAAAAGCAATACAAGATCGACCAGATTGCTTGGCAAGCAGAAAACTGTAAATCTGTCGAAGAAAAGGCTAAATGGTGTTCCAAGAAGGATAAGTTGAAAACCCTGGTTGAACCGTTCAAATACAATCACCAAGGTGCATTGGCTTACATTGGATCCGACAAGGCCATCGCAGATTTGGCTATCGGTGAGTCCAAGTACAGGCTAGCTGGCTCTTGGACCTTCTTATTCTGGAAATCCTCCTATTTAGTGATGTGTCTTTCCTTCAGAAATAGGATCTTGGTGGCATTGGACTGGCTGAAGGTCTCATTTTTGGGCAGAGACTCCTCCGTTtaaaaatagaaaataaCCTCCAGAGTTGTCCTTCCCTTATTCTGGATAAATTTTCAAGAtatccattttttttaaacCCAAAACATACACACATGATTGAACTTCCCAACACTTCCCCCTCTCCCCGCAATACTTTAATGAGCGTAACCGTTGCGCAGTTATATTTATTGTTATATTCATTGTTATATTATTCCTTTGACGATTTCGAGTGTTAATTTTATTCTGTGCCTTTTATAGACTTAAACttaatatatactatattcAGCCAAGAAACGTTGGCCGCCTGCAACGGTCGTGCAATCAGAGGCAAAGTAATACTTAATTATTCATATCATAAAACTGTAACCTGCAACCGTTGCTACATAGCGATCAGCTGTTACATGGAGCTTTCAACCCTCTAGGACTTGGGGAATGGCCCATAATGCAAGCTTGGCGTCCGCGGGTTTGACGGCTTTTGCATCACGCAGAACGAGGTAACGCCATTCAATACCAAAATGGAAAACAAAGATATGCGCTAACCACAGTccataataaataatagaCATAAATGATTACACCATTCCACTAAGATAGATATTTCAATCAgctttttttcaagtgtTGGCATCTTCGGGAATCCCAAAGTTAACTAGGTGCTGGTGAACTCAGGAGTTTAGGAGATATCAAGAGCACATTAGGCATGAGTATGCAGGtgaatcaaataaattCGAGCGGAGGTGCTGGAACAGCTACAGCCACAGCACCCAGCACGTCAGTAAACGGTTGTGATGTGAGTGGTGATTTGCTAGAGGCAGAGTTTGTTGATCCTTCATTATCAATGAGTACTACGCTTCCAGCTAATAAGGAAGTTCGTATACAGCTAGCATTGCAATATTTcaaacagcaacaacaacgtGATTTGCCGTCGCAGAATACTTCGATGACAATAGGAGGTGTACATCGTAGTGCGACTGGAGGGCATGCTCCAAGACCGAAGCAGTCTTTAAGGCAGATTGCGATGTTTTTCCAGATCCCCAAGTCTACTCTGTACGATAGGCTGAAAAACAGCAAGAAGCAACGAAGCACATCCAACAGTGTAGGGCCGACTACTAAAACAGTGCCGAAGGTCCGGGTGGCTTCCAATAGCAATTCTAATAGCACGAGTCATCTGATCCAGATGAAACTCGACCCGGCTAGGGAGGAACAACTGTTTCTGTATTTGCGTAAAGTCTGTCTCGCATACGGCAACTTGCCAAACTTGGTTCAGTTGAAGTTCCTAGTTTCGCAGGAGATTAAGCATATTACATTAGGGCGGAAATGGGTATCTAATTTCATCAAGAGACACAATGATCAGATAATATATGGCTGGGAGGTGTTCCATAATCCGATCAAGTTCGAAGACTTCAAGAAGTGGAAGAACCAATTCACATTTCTATGGATTTGGTTCGTACCGTTACTACAAGAAATAATGAGGAAGTGCATGTCCAATGGTGAGGTTTTTTACTATTTAGTGAGAGTACCTATATCGTATGAAGTGTTGGCTAGCTGTTTCATCGGCTTTAAAGTGGACCCTGACATGACCTTGGGTCTGGCCTTTGAACCAGAGTTGGTCACCTTCAGAAACAATAACTCCAGTCTGATGCACAAGGAGGAACGTATCAAAACTTTGAACGgcatccttcaaaaatgtTATCGGAAACTCCCTCATAACGCAAAACTCGTTGTCTTTGAAGGTTTCAACGATCAGTACCATTGGGATTTCGAGGATTGCATCCGCCTGGTCAACCCCGAAAACTTTATTGCATTACCGTGGGGCAGACACATCCTATCAAGGCTAATCGAATTTGGCCCAGAACTAGTCCGCATATATGACCCTCAAACAGTTAAACTCTCCTGGAATGAGACCCATTTCAAACTTCAAGATATCAAGACAGAACTCAAAATGTTCATGAGTCTATCCACGGATACTTCCTCCGCAATAGACATCTCCCTCCCCGCCCTATCTGCCACTTCTGCCCCCCCTTCCAGGCCGATCGATATCGAACTGCAAGCCACCAACACTGCAGCCACAGCTGCGGTCAGCGTAGACGATGACGAGGACGAAAATAACGATGACAACGGTGACAACGaaaatgataatgacaACGACGCAGCCAGCGTCGCAGTCGCCATTCTCGAACATCAATCTGCTGCTACACACACCGCTGCTGCTACCGCCACGACGAGCCCTCCAATCGCATGCACGGATGCGCTTCCTCAGCAGCTCAAGGACATCGTCGCCACAATCGATGACCACGAAGATCAACTATACAACAACCTTAGAGACCCCAATTCAAAGGTTATATTGAATAACATCTTCAACCGCCTGCGATCTGTCGTCGACAATGACACATCGTAATACCGTTACCCGGCCCTATTTTCCTAACGTTCGTCTTGCCGAAGGTGGCAAAAATCTTCCAccaaagattttgaaaagtaaaaaataatgaagacatcaaataaaaagtaCGGAAACAGTTTTCAGGACCAGTTTGGACGTGTAGCTTGCTTTCAATTCTTCGATTTGGGTGGGAAGAGAGAAGCAATTCGGCTAATTATCCTTCAATTATTTGGGAATAATACGGAATAATGTCGCACGAAGGTGAAGAGGACTTATTGGAATACTCTGACAACGAACAAGAAATCCAAGTAGAAAATACCAAGTCAGCTGAGGCAGTAGGTGGTGTAGAAGAATCAGGAGAAGGTAAAGACACGGATAAAAAGGGTTCCTATGTTGGTATTCATTCTACTGGTTTCAAGGACTTTTTGTTGAAGCCCGAACTATCTAGAGCGATTATTGACTGTGGTTTTGAGCATCCTTCAGAAGTGCAGCAACACACGATTCCGCAGTCTATTCATGGTACAGATGTCCTGTGTCAAGCGAAATCTGGTTTAGGTAAGACAGCAGTGTTTGTATTGTCTACTCTGCAGCAATTGGATCCTGTGGCTGGAGAGGTGTCAGTAGTTGTGTTGTGTAACGCGAGAGAATTGGCGTACCAGATTAGAAATGAGTACTTaagattttcaaaatatatgCCAGATGTTAAGACAGCTGTATTTTATGGTGGTACTGATACCCGGAAGGACAttgagttgttgaagaacaagGAAACGGCGCCACATATTGTTGTTGCGACGCCTGGACGTTTGAAGGCATTAGTCAGGGACAACAATATTGATCTATCTCATGTCAAAAACTTCGTTATTGATGAATGTGACAAAGTTTTGGAGGAATTGGATATGAGAAGAGACGTTCAGGATATTTTTAGGGCCACCCCTAGAGATAAACAGGTAATGATGTTCTCTGCTACCTTGTCCCAAGAGATCAGACCGATCTGCAGGCGTTTCCTACAAAACCCGCTTGAGATATTCGTGGATGATGAAGCTAAATTGACTTTACATGGATTGCAACAGTATTACATCAAACTTGAAGAACGTGAGAAAAACCGGAAATTAGCCCAATTGTTGGATGACCTTGAATTCAACCAAGTCATTATATTCGTCAAATCCACCTTGCGTGCAAACGAACTAACCAAGTTGTTGAACGCATCAAATTTTCCTGCAATCACTGTGCATGGTCATATGAAGCAGGAAAAGCGTATTGCACGTTATAAAGCCTTCAAAGAATTCGAGAAACGTATTTGTGTCTCCACCGATGTGTTTGGCAGAGGCATCGACATTGAACGTATCAACCTGGCCATCAATTACGATATGCCAAGTGAGGCGGACCAGTACTTACACCGTGTCGGCAGAGCAGGTAGATTCGGTACGAAGGGTTTGGCTATTTCTTTGGTGTCCTCAAAGGAAGATGAGGAGATCTTAGCGAAGATCCAAGAACGTTTTGATGTCAAGATCACTGAGTTTCCAGAAGAGGGTGTTGATCCATCTACTTACTTGAacacttgaaaaattggaatgAAGGAAATTCAGAGAAGTTTAGTAATCTAACTCTAAACAATCTGGGGAAgttaattaatatattgtgGGATAATCACCTCGATCTGGAGATGAAATATACATAAACTATTTGTgtattgtttttgaaaagttttattgGGAAATTAAAAGGAACGTGCTCTCAGTGGCTGCTTGCGTATTCCTTGATAAACATGTTTTTAGCTCTGGAATATGTtctaatatttttcttttattgaAGACTGTTCGAGATCTAGCTCTCGCGTATATTATCAATcaatacaaatataatatatataaataaaaatcacaTTTTCGAATGTAAAAGTACTTTTTACtcaatttttattaccaatattttcGTTTTCCGTACTTGAAGGCTATTTACCCAAGGATTTACACTAACACATTATGTAAATATGTTTTGTCTATGTATGTTCCAGCATACCTGTG
It contains:
- a CDS encoding uncharacterized protein (similar to Ashbya gossypii ADR262C); amino-acid sequence: MFARQIVSGGKIASKARIGAMSMVSRRGLVGQNGVGGSQPKSLLRKVVGTTLKASLFSVLAGTLWVSYELYRESNPSQQKPQSSTFENGSPRKTLVILGSGWGSMSLLKNLDTTLYNVIVVSPRNYFLFTPLLPSTPVGTIELKSIVEPVRSITRRRPGKVVYYEAEALDVDPKDKTVRIRSVEKGEHSYEKELKYDYLVVGVGAQPTTFGTPGVYEHASFLKEIPDAQDIRVKIMNNIEKAATLSPNDAERKRLLSFVVVGGGPTGVEFAAELQDYVDQDLSKWMPELSKEISVVLCEGLPNILNMFDKSLWQYAQDLFKEERIDLKLNTMVKNVNATHITTKCGDQIEELPYGVLVWATGNAPREVSESLMNKLEEQNSRRGLLINDKLQLLGAKDSIYAIGDCTFYPGLFPTAQVAHQQGEYLARVFKKQYKIDQIAWQAENCKSVEEKAKWCSKKDKLKTLVEPFKYNHQGALAYIGSDKAIADLAIGESKYRLAGSWTFLFWKSSYLVMCLSFRNRILVALDWLKVSFLGRDSSV
- a CDS encoding uncharacterized protein (similar to Ashbya gossypii ADR261C); protein product: MSMQVNQINSSGGAGTATATAPSTSVNGCDVSGDLLEAEFVDPSLSMSTTLPANKEVRIQLALQYFKQQQQRDLPSQNTSMTIGGVHRSATGGHAPRPKQSLRQIAMFFQIPKSTLYDRLKNSKKQRSTSNSVGPTTKTVPKVRVASNSNSNSTSHLIQMKLDPAREEQLFLYLRKVCLAYGNLPNLVQLKFLVSQEIKHITLGRKWVSNFIKRHNDQIIYGWEVFHNPIKFEDFKKWKNQFTFLWIWFVPLLQEIMRKCMSNGEVFYYLVRVPISYEVLASCFIGFKVDPDMTLGLAFEPELVTFRNNNSSLMHKEERIKTLNGILQKCYRKLPHNAKLVVFEGFNDQYHWDFEDCIRLVNPENFIALPWGRHILSRLIEFGPELVRIYDPQTVKLSWNETHFKLQDIKTELKMFMSLSTDTSSAIDISLPALSATSAPPSRPIDIELQATNTAATAAVSVDDDEDENNDDNGDNENDNDNDAASVAVAILEHQSAATHTAAATATTSPPIACTDALPQQLKDIVATIDDHEDQLYNNLRDPNSKVILNNIFNRLRSVVDNDTS
- the SUB2 gene encoding ATP-dependent RNA helicase SUB2 (similar to Ashbya gossypii ADR260C), which translates into the protein MSHEGEEDLLEYSDNEQEIQVENTKSAEAVGGVEESGEGKDTDKKGSYVGIHSTGFKDFLLKPELSRAIIDCGFEHPSEVQQHTIPQSIHGTDVLCQAKSGLGKTAVFVLSTLQQLDPVAGEVSVVVLCNARELAYQIRNEYLRFSKYMPDVKTAVFYGGTDTRKDIELLKNKETAPHIVVATPGRLKALVRDNNIDLSHVKNFVIDECDKVLEELDMRRDVQDIFRATPRDKQVMMFSATLSQEIRPICRRFLQNPLEIFVDDEAKLTLHGLQQYYIKLEEREKNRKLAQLLDDLEFNQVIIFVKSTLRANELTKLLNASNFPAITVHGHMKQEKRIARYKAFKEFEKRICVSTDVFGRGIDIERINLAINYDMPSEADQYLHRVGRAGRFGTKGLAISLVSSKEDEEILAKIQERFDVKITEFPEEGVDPSTYLNT